The genome window TCTCGGCACGGCTGAAGCCGATGCCCCTCCCTAAATCGCTAGATTCCTAATTTGGACAAGCCTGCAGCATGCTGCGTCTCTACGAGAATGTCGAAAAAGACCCATGCCAATTAAGTACTGTCATCCTGAGGCCAGCCTTTGGCCGAAGGATCTCCCGGAATATTTCAGGTGTAATTGCTGCGTCCTGGCCCTTACACGAAAAATCATCGGCCGAAGAGCCAGGATGCGACAATCAAGTTTGAAGTATTTCGGGAGATCCTTCGGCCAAAGGCTGGCCTCAGGATGACAGTCTTGATGTCTGCCTCCACTGCCCAACAGCTAATTCGCGGTCGCGAAAACGGTGCAACCACGCGCTTTAGCGCGCGCAGCGCAGCCTCCTTCACGCTGTTCGCGTGTGCGTTGTTCATTGTGCTTGGAGTCGTCACCACGCTGCTCGGGCCCATTCTTCCTCTACTCTCATCACGCTGGCCAGTCACCACAGCTCAGTTGGGCTCGCTCTTCTTCTGGCAATTCATTCCTTCGACAATCGGCACACTGCTCAGCGGAGCCGCGTTTGCGAAGCGCAGCTTTCGGCTGGGCGTTGTACTTGGCGTGGCGCTATGCCTTCTGGGCGTATGCGGATTGATTTGGGCAGACTGGAATCTAGGCAGAGCTGCCGTCGCCTGCTACGGGGTCGGACTGGGCATTGCGTTACCGGCAATCAATCTCGCCGTCGCCGAGGCGAACCAAGCGCGCCGCGCTGCCGCTGTTTCCCTCGTTAACTTCGCATGGGGCCTCGGCGCAATCAGCGGGCCGCTCCTGCTCCGCCTGACTCATAGTCTTTCCGGCTTTCTTGCGGCGCTGAGTGTATTGGTGGCCCTGGGTCTGGCTGCTTCCGCGTTTTGGGAAATGCCCCCAAAGACGAATGCTGTCTCTCCCGACCAACCAACTACTCCCACACCGGGCTCTATCTGGATCCTCGCGCCATTAATCGCCATCTCGATGTTTCTGTTCTGTGGCGTAGAAAACGCGGTCGCAGGTTGGGCAACGACTTTGGCATTGCCCAGCTTCGCGGATGCATTTCGTGCCACCAACGCCAACGAGGCCTTCTGGGCGTTCTTTCTTACGGGCCGAGCGCTCGCACCATTTGCTCTGCGTCGCATGTCAGAGGGCAAGCTGCTCTTGGTGTCGATCATTACAGCAGCTGCTGGAGTGCTCGCCTTCTATTTGGCCGCACACGCTCCCACCATTCTCCTGGCGTGCGCGATCACCGGCCTGGGAGTCGGTCCAGGATTTCCGCTGCTGATCTCTCGCGTTTCGGAATTGATCGGCCCCGAACGTCCCGCATGCACTGTATGTTTTGCCTTCGCCGGCATCGGCGCTGCAACCCTGCCAAGCGCGATGGGCGTGATAGGAGAAAGAGTTGGCGATCCGCGCGCTGGACTGCTGCTGCCGCTGGCAGGGCTCGTGTTGTTGCTGCCCACGGCGAAGATGTTGAGCGCTTGGGGACGACAACAATTGTCTAATGGCTCACAGGTCTAAGACTGTCATCCTGAGGCCCTCAGTTGGCCGAAGACCTCCCGCGATGCTTCGAGCTTGAATGCCGCTGGTATGGCTTTTTCACTAGGAACCACTGCGAGTACCTTCAAAAACAAAATCGACCCTATGGCCAAAAAGCCAATCAGCTGCATATAAGTCCCCATTATTGCGGTAGATCCTTCGCCCAAAAGAGGGCTCAGGATGACAGTGTTAAGAAAATGGCAGTCGAATGAAATCTCTCTCAACCTCAATTAAAATCATCCCGCCGCAAACACATTCTTAAACAGGTGATCCATGCCCGAGCCCCAGGTCGCTCAGCAGCAAGACATCCAATCCATCCTTCGTGAGGCGCGCAAGTTCGATCCGCCGGCGGAGTTCAGCCAGCATGCTCGCATCAAGAGCATGGCCGAGTATCAGAAGATCTACGATGCCTCTGCTGCCGATCCGGAGAAGTTTTGGGCCGGAGTCGCCGGAGAGCTGCACTGGTTCCAGAAATGGAAC of Terriglobales bacterium contains these proteins:
- a CDS encoding MFS transporter, coding for MSASTAQQLIRGRENGATTRFSARSAASFTLFACALFIVLGVVTTLLGPILPLLSSRWPVTTAQLGSLFFWQFIPSTIGTLLSGAAFAKRSFRLGVVLGVALCLLGVCGLIWADWNLGRAAVACYGVGLGIALPAINLAVAEANQARRAAAVSLVNFAWGLGAISGPLLLRLTHSLSGFLAALSVLVALGLAASAFWEMPPKTNAVSPDQPTTPTPGSIWILAPLIAISMFLFCGVENAVAGWATTLALPSFADAFRATNANEAFWAFFLTGRALAPFALRRMSEGKLLLVSIITAAAGVLAFYLAAHAPTILLACAITGLGVGPGFPLLISRVSELIGPERPACTVCFAFAGIGAATLPSAMGVIGERVGDPRAGLLLPLAGLVLLLPTAKMLSAWGRQQLSNGSQV